TCGTCATGCACTACCAGCCGAAGGTCGCCCTCGAGACGGGCAGGCCCGTCGGCTACGAGGCGCTCATGCGCTGGGACCACCCCACGCGCGGCCTCCTGCTGCCCGGGGCGTTCATCCCGCTCGCGGAGCAGTCCGGCCTCATCCACGACCTCACGCGGTTCGCGCTGACCAGCGCGATCACGCAGCTCGCGCGGTGGCGCGAGGCCGGCACGCCGCTGCCCGTCGCGGTCAACCTGTCCGCGCACGACGTCACGACGACCGCGGTGGTCGACTCGATCGAGCGGCTCCTGACCGAGCACGACGTGCCCGCCGAGCTGCTCGAGGTCGAGATCACCGAGACCGCGCTCGTCGCCGACCCGTCGCGCATCGTGCCCGTGCTCGAGCGGCTCGGGGCGCTCGGTGTGCACGTCGCGATCGACGACTTCGGCATCGGCAACACGTCCATCTCGCAGCTGCGCGACCTGCCCGTCGGAGAGCTCAAGATCGACCGGCTGTTCGTCGCGGACCTGCGCTCCGGCGACGGGGAGCGCTCCGAGGTCGTCGTGCAGGCCATGGTCGACCTGGCGCACTCGTTCGGGCTGCGCGTCGTCGCCGAGGGCGTCGAGGACGAGGACACCGCCGCCACGCTGCGCCGGCTCGGCGTGGACCGCGCGCAGGGGTTCCTCTACTCCCCCGCCGTGCCCCCCGAGGACGTGCCCGCGCCGCTCGGCCCGGGGCGCGAGCGCGGCACGCGCGCGTCACGCGTGCGGGGCGTGCGCGGCGCGTGAGATCATCCGGATGAAGTCGGGCCAACTGCTCAAGTCGCTGGCGGGCGTGCCGATGTTCCGAGTACCCGTGGTGTCAGCCGCGACCCGACCGAGGGGGAGAACAGCACGATGATGGACGACCTGATCGAGGAGATGGTCAACCCTGCCCCGGCGCAGGCCGACAAGGCCCGTCGGCGGCGCCTGTGGGCGACCGTCTCGATCCTGGGCCTCGCCGCCCTGGGGGTCACGTCGCTCACCACGTCCGCGCTGTTCACCGACCTGGAGACGACGAACGACGCGATCACGACCGGTCGGGTCAACCTCGAGCTGGGCCAGTTCGAGTTCTCCGTGCCGGTCGACAACATGCTCCCCGGCGCGTCCGTCGTCGCGCCGGTCACGGTCACGAACAACGGCTCGCTGCGCTACCAGTACGCGATCAGCTACCGCGCCGACGACCGCGCGGGCGACACCGCCGACCTGTCGAGCGCTCTGCGCGTGAGCATCTACGACACCTCCACCTGCACGCTCGCGGGTACCGCGACGGCGACCGCCCGCATCGGCCAGAGCGGCGCCCCGGGGACGTTCGGGCTCGCGACGACCGACACCCCGATCGTCGGGACGCCCGGTGTCGACGAGGCGACCGGCAACCGCCACCTGAACGCCACCGCGTCCGAGGACCTGTGCGTGCGGATCGACTTCGACGAGAACGCGGGCAACGCGTTCCAGGACACGTCGACGACGCTCGAGCTCACGTTCGACGCGCGCCAGATCACGTTCGACCCGTCCGACCCCGACGAGTCCGGCGCCTGACCCCTCGGCGATGCCTCGTCCTCCGCGGCACCCGATCCGGCTCGAGGTCGACCGGCGCGCCACTCCCCGCCCGGCCCGCCCCGAGCCGGTGCGGCGTCGGTCGCCCTGGCGGCGGCTGACGTCGGTGGTGCTGTGGACGGTCGTCGCCGTCGGGACGCTCGCGTTCGCGGCGTCGCTCGCGGTGCCGCTGTGGTTCCAGGCGCAGGACCAGCGGCTGCTCATCGTGACGTCCGGGTCGATGGCGCCCGTGTTCGACGCGGGAGACGCGGTCGTCATGCGCAAGGTCGACGACCCGTCGCAGCTCAAGGTCGGCCAGATCATCTCGTTCTGGCCGCTGGGCTCCGAGCACCTCGTCACGCACCGGGTCGTGGACCTGGTCAACCTCCCGAAGCTCGAGCCGGACGCGACCGGCAAGATGGTCGAGGTCCGCGACGCGACCGGCAACGCGCTGACCAGCCCGTACATCGTGACGAAGGGCGACGCGAACGCGGAGAACGACCCGAACGCGACGCCGTACACGCGCGTGCGCGGCATCGTGCTCGACGTGCACCCCGGGTGGGGCTGGGTGCTGCAGTGGGCGAGCTCGCCCGTCGGGCGGGCCGTGATGCTCGTGCCGCCTCTGCTCGCGCTCGGCGTCCTCGAGCTGCTCGCGGTCCGCGAGGCCCGCGCCGGCAGGCCGCGCACCGAGCACCCCGACGACAGGTACCTCGATGCGGTCCTCCATGGCTGAGCACGCGGGGCGCCGCGACGCGGGCACGCGCCGGTCCGCCTTCCTCGCCGTCGACCGGGGGTCGGTGGTCCGGCTCGTCGTGACCGTGCTGCTCGGGCTCGCCGCGCTCGTCGGCCCGCGCCTGACACCCACCTCCGCGCAGTTCACGGACACGGTCGAGGTGCCCGTGACGCTGGGCACGGCGTCGGACTTCGCGGTCGAGGACCCGCCGACCGGTCCCTGAGGGCTCAGTCGCGCAGGCCGCGCGCCGCGAGCAGCACGCCCGACGGGTCGTAGGCGAGCGACAGGGCGTGCAGGCGGGCCGCCACGGCCGGCGGGTGGACCGCCTCGACGAACGCCCGCCCGGACCTGGTCGTGAAGTTCGGCATGCTTCCCGCGCGCGCCCACGGCGCGAGACCCGCGGCGATGCGTCGCGCGTCGTCCGCGACGACGGGGGCGGTCCCCGGTGCCGCGATGCCGGTGGTGAAGACCGAGTACGGCGCGTCGCGGTGCGCGAACGCGCAGTCGTCGCCCGTGCGGACGCGCCCGCCGAGCTGGCGGACCTCGACGACCGCCTGCACGCACGGCGTGCCGGGCCCGACGAGCTCGAGGAACCGCTCGGTGACCTCGGGCCCGAACTCCTCGAGCAGGAACGTCGAGTCGTGCGACGGGATCGGGTCCTCGGGGTCCGCGTGCACCGATGCGATCGCGGCGTACGGCATGACGCCGACCGTGTCGACGAGCGGCGTCGCGGCGGACCGCACGGCGCGGACCAGCTCGCCGCCCTCGTCGGGGTCGCCCGTCCACACGAACCGCACGGCCACCGCGGTGCGGCCGCGCAGCGGCGGGGGCACGAGGTCGAGGTCGGGCAGGCGCAGGACCGCCAGCGACGTCGTGGCCTGCTCGGGCAGGAGCTGCGCCCACACGCCCCACGTGCGCACCACGGCCGCGGCGTCCTCGCCCGCGAAGTAGATCGCGCCGCCGTACACCTGCGACAGCGACGGCAGGTCCAGCTCGACCGCGGTGACGATGCCGAGCGCGCCCTTGCCGCCGCGCAGCGCCCAGAACAGGTCGGCGTTGCGGACGCGGGTCGCGCGTCGCACCTCGCCGTCGCCGGTCACCACCTCGAACGCGTGCACGTGGTCCGACGCGAGGCCGTGCGACCGCGCGAGCGGGCCGACCCCGCCGCCGGTGAGGAGCCCGACGACGCCGACGTGCGTCGACGACCCGCACACGGGAGCGAGCCCGTACGGTGCGGCGGCCTCGAGCACGGCCGACCAGCGCACGCCCGCGCCGATGCGGGCCCGGCACTGGACGAGGTCGATCGTGAGCTCGTCGAGCGTCGCGGTGGACACGAGCAGCGCGCCGTCCATGGTGTCGGTCGGGCCGTGGCCCGTCCCCTGCACGCCGACGCGCACGCCGAACGCGGCGGCGAGGCGCAGCGTGGTCGCGACCTCGGAGGCGTCCGTGGCCTCGACGACCGCGAGCGGGCCGAGCGTGAGGGTCGGGTTCTGGGTGCGGGTGAGGCGGGCGTAGGAGGCGGTGCCGGGCAGGTGCACGCGCGAGACCGCGTCCGTCAGGGCGCGCACCGCGGCGTCGCCGGCGGGGCGGTAGCCCGCGTCGATCGGCGTCGTGCTGGTCATGGGTGATGTCCTGTCGTCGTCCGTCGGTGCGCCGGGGCGGCGCACGGAACAGCAGGACACGCGTCCACGACGTCTGATACGTCCCATGACCGGTGCGGGAGCGCGGCGGGACGGGTCAGGCCCGCGACGCGTCCGCGCGGGCTGCCGGTGGCTCCGGCGGCAGGCGCACGGTCATCGTCGTGCCCTCCCCCAGGACGCTCGCGACGGCGAGCGTCCCGCCGTGCGCGTCGACCACCGCCTTGGCGATCGACAGCCCGAGCCCGACGCCCGGGACGGCACCGCGCTGCGCGGACGCGGCACGGAAGAACCGCTGCGTGAGCTGCGCGATCTCGTCGGGCGAGATGCCGACGCCCGAGTCGCTCACCTCGAGGACCGCGCCCGCACGGCCCGCCTCGTCGACC
The sequence above is a segment of the Cellulomonas palmilytica genome. Coding sequences within it:
- a CDS encoding signal peptidase I — protein: MPRPPRHPIRLEVDRRATPRPARPEPVRRRSPWRRLTSVVLWTVVAVGTLAFAASLAVPLWFQAQDQRLLIVTSGSMAPVFDAGDAVVMRKVDDPSQLKVGQIISFWPLGSEHLVTHRVVDLVNLPKLEPDATGKMVEVRDATGNALTSPYIVTKGDANAENDPNATPYTRVRGIVLDVHPGWGWVLQWASSPVGRAVMLVPPLLALGVLELLAVREARAGRPRTEHPDDRYLDAVLHG
- a CDS encoding CalY family protein: MMDDLIEEMVNPAPAQADKARRRRLWATVSILGLAALGVTSLTTSALFTDLETTNDAITTGRVNLELGQFEFSVPVDNMLPGASVVAPVTVTNNGSLRYQYAISYRADDRAGDTADLSSALRVSIYDTSTCTLAGTATATARIGQSGAPGTFGLATTDTPIVGTPGVDEATGNRHLNATASEDLCVRIDFDENAGNAFQDTSTTLELTFDARQITFDPSDPDESGA
- a CDS encoding FAD-binding oxidoreductase, which translates into the protein MTSTTPIDAGYRPAGDAAVRALTDAVSRVHLPGTASYARLTRTQNPTLTLGPLAVVEATDASEVATTLRLAAAFGVRVGVQGTGHGPTDTMDGALLVSTATLDELTIDLVQCRARIGAGVRWSAVLEAAAPYGLAPVCGSSTHVGVVGLLTGGGVGPLARSHGLASDHVHAFEVVTGDGEVRRATRVRNADLFWALRGGKGALGIVTAVELDLPSLSQVYGGAIYFAGEDAAAVVRTWGVWAQLLPEQATTSLAVLRLPDLDLVPPPLRGRTAVAVRFVWTGDPDEGGELVRAVRSAATPLVDTVGVMPYAAIASVHADPEDPIPSHDSTFLLEEFGPEVTERFLELVGPGTPCVQAVVEVRQLGGRVRTGDDCAFAHRDAPYSVFTTGIAAPGTAPVVADDARRIAAGLAPWARAGSMPNFTTRSGRAFVEAVHPPAVAARLHALSLAYDPSGVLLAARGLRD